A stretch of Babesia bigemina genome assembly Bbig001, chromosome : III DNA encodes these proteins:
- a CDS encoding WD domain, G-beta repeat containing protein, putative: protein MTTVRLKNVFGEPFKQAYCDLKINPKPTAFSPGMAASNTHIAFPWEVGGGGLITLINIDKLGRNSGSDRMNFKGHTGSIQDITFNEFDNNLFASASDDGSVRVWRVTGEQDSTAAANLNGHTKKTTNVVWNSATDFVLMSGGLDNTVRVWNVQNETEVVSIPIEGQYSYCNWSYDGDLCVVATKEAGVAVVDPREGKVSHSFKAHESNKATSVAWLGGNYGNDHLATTGYVGNQTRQIRIWDRRNTDKPLLSKDIDSAPGPLIPHWDSATGLLTVVGKGDLTVRIFQYLENELNRAGEIKCSGTIKSFCFLPATACDKSKCELGRMLYNNSGKEINPISVVVMRRNSGAAMDEIYGALQPRRRTSAKDWHNVPGRSAGVSVESSLTEGSSSAAVTSTSAAAYDAQSYHAAPSRTIASDNSMSFTPTVPTPPQECETTATGRAFGEICASLGVLCQKYKPTFDDADMIDELETFKGDVECVIAKLRQLHNIPAPAQEQPQFTSMLSGEPKAPVRIVSRDEGRPASGSSGLSGVRAAIAAMEARAQAKAQAQANGRAGK from the exons ATGACGACAGTTAGGCTGAAGAATGTGTTCG GTGAGCCTTTCAAGCAGGCTTACTGCGATCTCAAGATCAACCCGAAGCCCACCGCATTCTCCCCGGGGATGGCGGCCAGCAACACCCATATTGCGTTCCCATGGGAGGTTGGAGGTGGTGGGCTCATCACCCTGATCAACATCGATAAGCTGGGGAGGAACAGTGGCTCTGACCGTATGAACTTTAAGG GGCACACTGGATCGATTCAGGATATTACCTTCAACGAGTTTGACAACAACCTCTTCGCCTCAGCATCTGACG ACGGCTCCGTGAGAGTTTGGCGTGTGACTGGGGAGCAGGATTCTACCGCCGCGGCGAACCTGAACGGGCATACCAAGAAGACCACCAATGTAGTATGGAACAGCGCCACCGATTTCGTGCTCATGTCGGGTGGACTGGATAACACCGTCCGCGTGTGGAACGTGCAGAACGAAACCGAGGTTGTAAGTATCCCCATTGAGGGCCAGTATTCCTACTGCAACTGGTCGTACGATGGAGACCTGTGCGTCGTCGCCACCAAGGAGGCAGGTGTCGCCGTGGTCGACCCTCGTGAAGGAAAGGTGTCGCACAGCTTCAAGGCACACGAGTCTAACAAAGCAACGAGCGTAGCCTGGCTAGGAGGCAATTATGGTAACGACCACCTCGCCACGACGGGATATGTCGGCAACCAGACACGCCAGATCAGGATATGGGACAGGCGCAACACCGATAAGCCGCTACTATCCAAGGACATTGATTCGGCGCCTGGACCTCTGATCCCGCACTGGGACAGCGCCACTGGGCTGTTGACGGTGGTCGGCAAGGGTGACCTCACAGTGCGCATATTCCAGTACCTTGAGAATGAACTCAACCGTGCTGGAGAGATCAAGTGCAGCGGAACCATCAAGTCGTTCTGCTTCCTGCCGGCTACTGCGTGCGACAAGTCCAAGTGCGAGCTTGGCCGCATGCTTTACAACAACTCCGGCAAGGAAATCAACCCCATCTCAGTGGTTGTCATGCGCAGGAACAGCGGGGCCGCTATGGATGAGATTTACGGTGCTTTGCAGCCCAGGCGCCGCACAAGCGCCAAGGATTGGCACAATGTCCCCGGTCGTAGTGCGGGTGTCAGTGTGGAATCATCTTTGACCGAAGGCTCCTCTTCGGCCGCAGTGACATCGacttcagcagcagcgtatgATGCACAGAGCTATCACGCGGCACCGTCGCGGACGATTGCGTCGGATAATTCGATGTCCTTTACTCCGACTGTTCCCACCCCTCCGCAAGAGTGCGAGACGACTGCAACAGGCCGTGCGTTCGGTGAAATATGCGCCTCTCTGGGAGTGCTATGCCAGAAGTACAAGCCAACCTTCGACGACGCCGACATGATAGATGAGCTTGAGACCTtcaagggcgatgtggaatGCGTGATTGCGAAGCTTAGGCAACTGCACAACATCCCAGCTCCCGCTCAGGAGCAGCCTCAGTTTACGTCGATGCTGTCGGGCGAGCCCAAGGCGCCTGTGCGCATTGTGTCGCGTGACGAAGGGCGTCCGGCATCTGGATCGTCGGGGCTGTCAGGTGTGAGGGCTGCGATAGCAGCGATGGAGGCCCGAGCTCAGGCAAAGGCGCAAGCACAAGCCAACGGGCGCGCCGGCAAATGA
- a CDS encoding membrane protein, putative — protein sequence MARRNLALCAAILALSSSLIGVGAAPATQAVVKELPRPDLMNRGKLILDFTAGNLDPRITMCNRLKGVTRYFVKPDVGATITAIQINDFRVDLPIAPKVEAVFCASPFNNTFTVVFNDETSDEFEVTSQGVEALTNKERYTITSVAKPPQRPAPEPSDASSSSSSSSSSSSLASSSSPASSNVSSSSSSSSSSNVSSSSSSSSSSISPASPSSPASSSSSTLSSSSTTADSSEAAKPESTPSAPAEPNPWRSAMSKRTESDSRHRITESPLHGSGSAPAMSPSLLRAMAKASPSMGAPQTPGFQQMRGRLRSMAERQITSRADKTPVLDLRAREAANKPTPAKQPSKMVFEDFQSIDDEFDTDVEDSSGASKGKDDGLLDVDGDEHRSASSQSTDASSSSPTAPSSDTSSSSDTSSSSSYSQSSTDTSSSSADVAKPTSDDTSSSSYTDTPSSSYTTTPSSDTSSSSSSYTPSSSYTTTPSSDTSSSSSSYTLPSSDTSASSYTPSSYDTTTPSSDTTTSSGTSSYTPSSYDTTTPSSDTTTSSGTSSYTPSSSYTSSYDSTKTSSDTPSSSSSSSNTQSTSDTSSSSSTPSSSYTQSSSDTSSSSSTLSSSDASSSSSSSSSHTTTPLSDVSTSSSSYVSSHDASTSPSKGPSSEDTLNSASHKLPPVPPRVPQTRYTGGSAEDANQNFKGFHAGGAMRAAVKPSIVPPPPAPPARKKKIMTASPASSGSKYNTHVATITTGDVESEHHEVQSNATAEENTPEASVKTDMTLVIGEPNENIRTQKNGDITCYRATNGHIIRTVEIQGKSRKVGVSYPVDTIVCALQRPGEYHLAVGSRDEGGKWTTTYLNKAGDMDIFTNVATKALFKDISLPTLFEDAYAEKSLRRDPMWFQNFTFNGKGNASLKQVEANGTLFVLETIDSGYLKSSKDITFVDGDIVTPEGMTMVNITTSKGEGQGYLTMTFRGRNVLHHKRYVESHDNANSYQRARYTANLDVCFDITTECFGLAPEARLAVLDAHSIECDAIMWGIEVKKYSGITFLSIPPRDLDTLLLIGNYEVLLSSKESHEVTILSSDIGLSADIRTNNSSGLLRTIITPNSKTRESYSVDFF from the coding sequence ATGGCGAGGAGGAATTTGGCATTATGTGCTGCCATTCTGGCCTTGTCGTCGTCTCTTATCGGCGTAGGCGCCGCACCTGCCACTCAAGCTGTCGTGAAGGAGCTCCCCAGGCCGGATTTAATGAACAGGGGAAAGCTGATCCTTGACTTCACTGCGGGCAACCTTGACCCGCGTATCACCATGTGCAACAGGCTCAAGGGAGTAACTCGTTATTTCGTCAAACCTGACGTAGGCGCCACCATCACTGCCATCCAGATCAACGACTTCCGTGTAGACCTCCCGATTGCTCCAAAGGTGGAGGCTGTCTTCTGCGCATCCCCGTTCAACAACACCTTCACCGTCGTCTTCAACGATGAAACTTCCGACGAGTTCGAGGTCACATCCCAAGGCGTTGAGGCTTTGACGAACAAAGAGCGGTACACCATCACAAGTGTAGCGAAACCGCCTCAGAGGCCAGCTCCGGAGCCTTCCGATGCTTCATCTTCTTCCAGTTCTTCATCTTCGTCCAGTTCACTAGCTTCTTCCAGTTCTCCAGCCTCATCAAATGTTTCATCTTCTTCCAGTTCTTCATCCTCATCAAATGTTTCATCTTCTTCCAGTTCTTCATCCTCGTCAATTTCTCCAGCTTCTCCAAGTTCACCAGCCTCTTCAAGTTCATCAACTTTGTCAAGTTCTTCGACCACTGCAGATTCATCGGAGGCAGCCAAGCCCGAATCTACACCCTCGGCACCCGCTGAGCCTAACCCATGGAGATCCGCGATGTCAAAACGGACGGAATCGGACAGTAGACATAGGATAACTGAGTCTCCGTTGCACGGTTCTGGATCTGCGCCGGCTATGAGCCCCTCTTTGCTCAGGGCCATGGCCAAGGCCTCTCCCTCCATGGGAGCTCCCCAAACGCCGGGGTTCCAGCAGATGCGTGGCAGGCTGAGGTCAATGGCTGAGAGGCAAATCACCAGTAGAGCTGACAAGACGCCTGTTTTAGATCTACGAGCGCGGGAAGCAGCCAACAAACCAACCCCCGCTAAGCAGCCGTCTAAAATGGTGTTTGAAGACTTTCAGAGCATTGACGACGAGTTCGATACAGATGTAGAGGACAGCAGTGGCGCCTCCAAGGGTAAGGACGATGGGTTGCTGGATGTAGATGGGGATGAACACCGCAGTGCGTCATCACAATCAACGGATGCTTCCTCATCCTCTCCTACGGCGCCTTCATCTGACACTTCCTCGTCATCCGAtacgtcatcgtcgtcatcgtaCAGTCAGTCTTCAACCGACACTTCCTCGTCATCCGCTGATGTCGCAAAGCCAACCTCGGATGACACTTCCTCGTCAAGCTATACCGACACCCCGTCATCATCGTACACGACAACTCCATCGTCTGATACGTCATCGTCCTCATCATCCTACACTCCGTCATCATCGTACACGACAACTCCATCGTCTGATACGtcatcatcctcatcatcctACACGCTGCCATCATCGGACACATCCGCGTCATCCTACACTCCGTCGTCGTATGACACAACGACTCCCTCATCTGATACGACGACTTCATCAGGTACATCATCCTACACTCCGTCGTCGTATGACACAACGACTCCCTCATCTGATACGACGACTTCATCAGGTACATCGTCCTACACTCCATCCTCATCCTACACGTCGTCCTATGATTCCACAAAGACTTCCTCGGACACCccgtcatcatcatcatcatcatccaaCACGCAGTCTACTTCAGAtacatcgtcgtcatcatccACCCCATCGTCGTCCTACACTCAGTCTTCATCGGacacatcgtcgtcatcatccACCCTGTCGTCGTCGGATGCatcttcatcttcatcttcatcatcatcgcatACGACAACACCTTTGTCTGATGTGTCAACGTCTTCATCATCCTATGTGTCGTCGCATGATGCGTCAACGTCTCCATCGAAGGGTCCTTCGTCTGAGGATACGTTGAATTCTGCGTCACACAAGCTTCCGCCTGTGCCTCCGAGAGTTCCCCAGACCAGATACACGGGCGGTTCCGCGGAAGACGCGAATCAGAACTTTAAGGGGTTCCACGCCGGTGGCGCGATGCGTGCAGCCGTCAAGCCTAGCATCGTGCCTCCCCCTCCGGCTCCCCCTGCGAGGAAAAAGAAGATTATGACTGCCTCCCCTGCGTCTTCTGGAAGCAAATACAACACGCACGTCGCGACGATCACCACGGGCGACGTGGAATCGGAGCACCACGAGGTGCAGTCCAATGCAACCGCTGAAGAGAACACCCCTGAGGCGTCAGTCAAAACGGACATGACGTTGGTGATCGGCGAGCCTAACGAGAACATCAGAACGCAGAAGAATGGCGACATTACGTGCTACAGGGCCACCAACGGTCACATCATCAGGACTGTCGAGATTCAGGGCAAGTCCAGGAAAGTTGGTGTCAGCTACCCTGTGGACACTATCGTGTGTGCGCTTCAGCGGCCTGGCGAGTACCATCTTGCGGTTGGCAGCCGTGACGAGGGTGGCAAGTGGACCACCACGTACCTCAACAAGGCTGGCGACATGGACATCTTCACCAACGTTGCGACCAAGGCGCTGTTCAAGGACATCTCGCTCCCGACGTTGTTCGAGGACGCCTACGCTGAGAAGTCGCTGAGGCGCGACCCCATGTGGTTCCAGAACTTCACCTTCAATGGTAAGGGCAACGCCTCGCTGAAGCAGGTGGAGGCCAACGGTACCCTGTTCGTGCTGGAGACCATCGACAGCGGCTACCTGAAGTCCAGCAAGGACATCACGTTCGTCGATGGTGACATCGTGACCCCGGAGGGCATGACGATGGTGAACATCACCACGTCGAAGGGCGAGGGCCAGGGCTACCTGACGATGACCTTCAGGGGCCGCAACGTGTTGCACCACAAGAGGTACGTCGAGTCGCACGACAACGCCAACAGCTACCAACGCGCTCGTTACACTGCGAACCTCGACGTGTGCTTCGACATCACCACGGAGTGCTTCGGTCTCGCGCCTGAGGCGAGGCTGGCGGTGCTCGATGCGCACAGCATCGAGTGCGACGCCATCATGTGGGGCATTGAGGTGAAGAAGTACAGCGGCATTACGTTCCTGAGCATCCCGCCCCGTGATTTGGACACCCTGTTGCTGATTGGCAACTACGAGGTGCTGCTGAGCTCTAAGGAGAGCCATGAGGTGACCATCCTGTCTAGTGATATCGGGCTGTCCGCCGATATCCGAACCAACAACAGCAGTGGATTGTTGCGCACGATCATCACGCCGAACTCGAAGACTCGCGAGTCCTACAGCGTCGACTTCTTCTGA
- a CDS encoding DEAD/DEAH box helicase domain containing protein, putative: protein MKRVNTPEAESDDDQGLSLEFEDGFFDFLGDSSTGVGRDGHVSAPRSRSAAAGVAAGDEATAESLTGDKATARQTASGKVAADEPSPNAADGAATAAKGADSKADPAMRKHLTSTSNWSDFGIARSLIKVPSTAVFDMGYEAPSIIQSKVIPVALEGKDLLATAETGSGKSAAFLIPTLQRLINAGVIRQDSGQRTPWHAQRVGTKALILLPTRELAAQCFDVFLGLTKYVSQNGMLLTGGVPVKDQEARLRRVPYIVFATPGKVLDIMLNSNSIHMDGIEIVVLDEADRLLDLGFKDELTQILKLCNKDRQTMLFSATLTEATKEMVPVSLVNPIYIQAAPRITVAKTLKCEMIQLPNDELREAAALYLCKQKYTSRTILFFQTKKAAHRAAVAFGLAGLKCGELHGDLSQSKRFEQVEMFKDGRVNFLMASELASRGLDIPGVRAVINVHVPTDVVRFVHRVGRTARMGESGTAITFYVESERSAVKSMMKRVAAEGSGLEKQKIKLSTAALNNYKRKIEELEDKIKEVLMGEQVEKEMRRCENVIKHGSEQGKEGNLREAATQRVSEKRMWFRTKREKRAASKKELVETRLRAGLETERDPESPPRAPKKAVKRGVNPRNPPKKGAAGKGSRAGRHRAGRR from the exons ATGAAGCGCGTCAATACGCCGGAAGCCGAGTCTGACGACGACCAGGGCCTCAGCCTTGAATTTGAG GACGGATTCTTCGACTTTCTGGGCGACTCCAGCACCGGCGTCGGCCGCGATGGCCACGTTTCTGCGCCCAGAAGCCgcagcgctgccgccggagTGGCAGCTGGTGACGAGGCCACTGCCGAATCGCTGACCGGCGATAAAGCGACCGCCAGGCAGACCGCATCTGGCAAAGTCGCGGCGGATGAGCCTTCGCCCAATGCGGCTGATGGCGCTGCGACAGCTGCGAAGGGCGCAGACAGCAAGGCCGACCCCGCCATGCGCAAGCATCTGACGTCAACGTCCAATTGGTCTGACTTCGGCATCGCACGCTCACTGATCAAGGTACCATCGACC GCCGTGTTCGACATGGGCTACGAGGCCCCCAGCATCATCCAGAGCAAGGTCATCCCCGTGGCCCTTGAGGGCAAGGACCTGCTGGCCACTGCCGAGACCGGCTCCGGGAAGAGCGCGGCGTTCCTCATCCCCACGCTGCAGCGGCTCATAAATGCCGGCGTGATCAGGCAGGACAGTGGCCAGCGCACGCCGTGGCATGCGCAGCGTGTGGGCACCAAGGCGCTGATCCTGCTGCCCACCAGGGAGCTGGCTGCGCAGTGTTTCGACGTTTTCCTGGGCCTGACAAAGTACGTGAGCCAAAATGGGATGCTGCTCACCGGCGGCGTGCCGGTGAAGGACCAGGAGGCGAGGTTGCGCCGTGTGCCTTACATCGTGTTCGCGACCCCCGGCAAGGTGCTGGACATAATGCTGAACTCGAACAGCATCCACATGGACGGCATCGAGATCGTGGTGCTGGATGAGGCCGACCGGCTGCTCGACCTCGGTTTCAAGGACGAGCTCACCCAGATCCTGAAGCTGTGCAACAAGGACCGGCAGACGATGCTGTTCAGCGCTACGCTCACTGAGGCAACGAAGGAGATGGTCCCCGTGTCGCTGGTCAACCCGATTTACATCCAGGCTGCCCCGCGCATCACGGTGGCCAAGACCCTCAAGTGCGAGATGATCCAGCTGCCCAACGACGAGCTGAGGGAGGCAGCTGCGCTGTACCTGTGCAAGCAGAAGTACACTAGCCGCACCATTCTGTTCTTCCAG ACCAAAAAGGCCGCCCACAGGGCCGCCGTGGCGTTCGGCCTCGCTGGCCTGAAATGCGGCGAGCTGCACGGCGACCTATCGCAATCCAAGCGCTTCGAGCAGGTTGAAAT GTTCAAAGACGGCCGTGTCAACTTCCTCATGGCGAGCGAACTGGCCTCCAGGGGTCTGGACATCCCCGGTGTCCGTGCCGTCATCAACGTACACGTCCCTACGGACGTCGTGAG GTTCGTCCACCGGGTCGGCAGGACAGCGCGCATGGGCGAATCGGGTACCGCCATCACGTTTTACGTGGAGAGCGAGCGGTCGGCCGTGAAAAGCATGATGAAGCGTGTGGCCGCCGAGGGCTCGGGCCTGGAAAAGCAGAAGATAAAGCTGTCGACGGCCGCGCTGAACAACTACAAGCGCAAAatcgaggagctggaggacaAGATAAAGGAGGTGCTCATGGGAGAGCAGGTCGAGAAGGAGATGCGCAGGTGCGAGAACGTGATAaagcacggcagcgagcagGGCAAAGAAGGTAATTTGCGCGAAGCAGCGACCCAACGTGTGTCAGAAAAGCGCATGTGGTTCCGTACCAAGCGCGAGAAGCGCGCCGCCTCCAAGAAAGAACTGGTGGAGACGAGGCTGCGCGCAGGCCTCGAAACGGAACGGGATCCTGAGTCCCCCCCGCGTGCGCCGAAAAAAGCCGTTAAGCGGGGTGTGAATCCGCGGAATCCGCCCAAGAAGGGGGCGGCCGGCAAGGGGAGTCGCGCCGGGCGTCACCGAGCGGGTCGCCGGTGA
- a CDS encoding tRNA synthetases class I (W and Y) family protein, putative — MSVRVSSGFTASRLFWLLHSTVWLWLSLGARGCSCVSTGRVNGRYAGFLAPQPRPGAVRSTPLMGAIAGIQPTGDLHIGNYIGCIHPAVQYQNDGGQLVFMVADLHATTGDEPVVDLGRQSLSTVATLLACGVDPERTSVILQSQFPEILELNWILGTAVSLGRLRKLANFAKRVVAQESDSVGQCLYPLLMAADVLCSDSDTIIAGDDQACHVGLIREVANKLNRRISQPVVKVPERYHNGGFRVLSLDGAEKMSKSNSKEASRIHLTDDDEAIFTKLRAAKTASDHDLAAPEIANLVRLMRFFSGGFVDETDGCGRPELQFSELKSRLHEAVSSHLRPIRTRYLELMQNDAMLKAVLQSGRRRQQPVFSAVVEVRRSGRRIHGAQRVKRASNYCHVN; from the exons ATGAGCGTCCGTGTCAGCAGCGGCTTTACCGCATCGCGTCTTTTTTGGCTGCTCCACTCAACCGTTTGGCTATGGCTCTCCCTTGGCGCGCGTGGATGTTCATGCGTGTCCACTGGTAGGGTTAATGGGCGATATGCGGGTTTCCTGGCGCCGCAGCCACGCCCGGGAGCCGTGCGAAGCACCCCGCTGATGGGAGCGATCGCGGGTATACAG CCAACCGGCGACCTCCACATCGGAAACTACATCGGCTGCATACACCCCGCCGTGCAGTACCAGAACGATGGCGGCCAGCTCGTATTCATGGTCGCCGACTTGCATGCCACCACAG GCGACGAGCCCGTTGTCGATTTGGGTCGCCAATCCCTCAGCACTGTGGCCACCCTGTTGGCCTGCGGCGTTGACCCAGAGAGGACCAGCGTGATCCTCCAGAGCCAATTCCCAGAGATCCTGGAACTGAATTGGATTCTGGGCACTGCAGTGTCACTAG GCCGTTTGCGGAAACTTGCCAACTTCGCCAAACGCGTGGTGGCGCAGGAGTCGGACTCCGTGGGGCAGTGCCTGTACCCGCTGCTG ATGGCCGCGGACGTGCTGTGCAGCGACAGCGACACCATCATTGCCGGGGATGACCAGGCGTGCCACGTGGGCCTGATCCGCGAAGTCGCCAACAAGCTGAATCGGAGAATATCGCAGCCAGTTGTAAAGGTGCCCGAGCGATACCACAATGGCGGGTTCAG GGTGCTTTCGCTGGACGGCGCCGAAAAGATGTCCAAGTCCAACAGCAAGGAGGCATCGCGCATACACCTGACGGACGATGACGAGGCCATATTCACGAAGTTGCGCGCGGCCAAGACTGCCAGCGACCACG ACCTCGCCGCTCCGGAGATCGCGAATTTGGTGCGACTCATGCGCTTCTTCTCGGGGGGATTTGTAGATGAAACCGATGGTTGCGGGCGCCCCGAGCTGCAGTTCAGCGAACTCAAGAGCCGCCTGCACGAGGCGGTATCGTCGCACCTGCGGCCCATCCGAAC GCGCTATCTGGAGCTGATGCAGAACGACGCGATGCTGAAGGCGGTGCTGCAATcggggcgacggcggcagcAGCCCGTGTTCTCGGCGGTGGTGGAGGTAAGGCGGAGCGGTCGCCGCATTCACGGTGCTCAGCGGGTCAAACGAGCTAGTAACTATTGTCACGTAAATTAA